The Catenulispora sp. MAP5-51 region GCCGCCGCGTCCTGGTCTACCTGCCGGGCCGCATCGACTGGCAGGCGACAGCCTGGCAGTCGATCGGGACGCTGGCGTTCAACGTCAGCACCGGGCTGGCCGTCGGCGCCACCATCGGCTCGGACCTGTACCGGCACCACGTCTGGCGGCCGGACGCGGTGGGCTCCGTCTGCTTCCTCGTGGCCAGCACGCTGGCCTGGTACGAGGCCTGCCACGGATGGTTCGCGTGGCGGCCCCGGTCGGTCGCGTGGTGGATCACGCTGGCGAACCTGGCCGGCTCGGTCGCCTTCGGCGTGTCGGCGGCCGCCGCGTTCGTGCAGCCCGGGACGGCCGACCTGCTCAGCTCCCCGATCGCCAACCTCGGGACGCTGATCGGCGCGGTGCTGTTCCTCCTCGGCGCCGTCCTGCTCCTGGTCGAGCGGAACGAGGCCGAGGGCGGACCGCCGTCTCAGTGATGGAACCCGGTCTGCTGCGGCGCCACCGACGTCCCCTGCCGCCCCGCCTCCTGGAGCCGCTTGACCTCGCGCTCGATGTCGTCCCCGAGCAGCGCCAGCTTGTCGTGGCCGATGCCGTGCCGGACCAGGACGCGCTGGATCACCGTCTCCTGACGGTCCGCCGGGAGCGGATACGCCGGGACCTGCCACCCGCGCGTGCGCAGCCGGTCGGTCAGGTCGTAGAGCGTGAACCCGGCGTTGTCGGGGTCCTTGAGCTTCCAGCTCACCGCCGGCAAGGCGTTCTTGCCGTCGTACACGAGCTCGAAGGGTCCCATCTGCGCGACGCGGCGCCCCAGAGCCTGCCCGGCCTGCGAGGCGACCTCGTAGATCTTCCGGTAGCCCTCCCGGCCGTAGCGCAGGAAGTTGAAGTACTGCGCGATGACCTGGCCGCCGGGCCGGGAGAAGTTCAGCGCGAGCGTGGGCATGTTGCCGCCGAGGTAGCTCACCCGGAACACCAGGTCCTCCGGCAGCAGCTCCGGGGAGCGCCACACCACCCAGCCCACGCCCAGGGGCGCCATGCCGTACTTGTGGCCCGAGGCGTTGATCGAGGCCACCCGCGGGACCCGGAAGTCCCACCACAGGTCCGGCTGCAGGAACGGCGCGACGAATCCGCCGCTGGCCGCGTCCACGTGCAGCGGGACGTCCAGACCGGTGTCCTTCTCGATCGCGTCGAGCTCGGCGGCGAGCTCCTTGATCGGCTCGTAGTCGCAGGTGTAGGTCACGCCGAGGATGCCGACGACGCCGATCGTGTTCTCGTCGACCGCCGCGCGCAGCTGCTCCGGCCGCAGCCCGGTGGCGTCGGGCAGGACCGGGATCTGGCGCAGCTCGACGTCGAAGTACCGCCCGAACTTCTCCCAGCACACCTGCACCGGCCCGCACACCAGGTTCGGCCGGTCCGCGGGCTTGCCGGCGGCCTTGCGCGCCGCGCGCCAGCGCCACTTCAGCGCCAGCCCGGCGAGCATCGCCGCCTCCGAGGACCCGGTCGTGGAGGTGCCGGCGGTCGGTCCGGGCGGCGCGTTCCACAGGTCGGCCAGGATGTGCACGCAGCGGTTCTCGATCTCCGCGGTCTGCGGGTACTCGTCCTTGTCGACCATGTTCTTGTCGACGCACACAGCCATCAGCTCGTGCGCCTCGTGATCCAGGAACGTCGAACAGAAGGTCGCCAGGTTCTGCGACGCGTTCCCGTCCAGGGCGAGCTCGTCCAGGATGAGATCGCGCACCGAGTCCGCCGGCGACGGGTGCTCCGGCATCCGCTTCTTGGGAAGGTCGCGGCTGGCCAGCGCCGTGCTGTAGCAGTCCTCAATGGCGTCCGAGTCGCCGGGGTCGACCTCGTGCAGGGCAGCCACCAGCCCGCCTCCTTCCGTCAGGTGTCAACACCCTGGCCGCTACCCTCACACTATGGGGTGAACCGCCCTATTCAGGTGAAAGTCACACCAATCTGGTCACGGCGGCCCTGACCGGCTGCGGCCACCATCCCGTGCCGCCATGATCCCGTGCTGTCACAATCTCGTTGAAGCTTGTCGAAAATGCCACTGGGGCGACCCGCCCCGCCCTGGCTACGGTCGAGATATCCGGGCGATACGCCCCTTCGTCAAGCTTGCAGAAGGACGCTCTCGATGCACGTTCAAATCGTCTTGTTCGACGGGTTCGACCCGCTCGACGCCATCGCCCCGTTCGAGGTCCTGTACGCCGGGGGCATGGCCTCCGGCGGCGCGGTGACCGTCGAATTCGTCACCGCCGAGGGGCCGCGCGAGGTGGTCAGCGGCACCGGCGGGCTGGCGCTGCGCGCGACCGGCGCCCTCGATCCGGACCGGGCCGGCCTGGTGCTGGTCCCCGGTGCCTCCGGCCGCGTCGGCGATCCCGGCGAGGTCCCCGAGGAAGAGGCGGGCGCCGCGGGTGAATGGCGCGCGGACGAGTTCATCCCGGTGCTGCTCGGCCGCACCCTGGACACCGGATTGCCCGCACTGCTGAAGGCCGCGATGGACAACCCCGAGGTGCTGATGGCCTCCGTGTGCGGCGGGTCGCTGGTCCTGGCCATGGCCGGGCTGCTGGAGGGCCGGCACGCCACCACCCACCATCAGGGCATGGACATGCTCGACGCGACCGGCGTCCAGGCCGTGCACGCCCGCGTGGTCGACGACGGCGACCTGGTCACCGGCGCCGGCGTCACCTCCGGGCTGGACCTGGGCCTGTACCTGCTGGAGCGCGAAGTCGGCCCGCGGATCGCCCATGCCGTCGAGGAACTGTTCGCCCACGAGCGCCGCGGCGTCGTCTGGCGCGGCGCGGGCCCGCTCCCCGCCGCCCTGTGACCCGATCCGAACCGTCAGAAGGAAGCAAGCAATGTCTGTAGAAGGCACCTGGGACCTGTCCATCTCGACCCCGGTCGGCAAGATCAAGGCCGTGGCGGAATTCCGGCAGGCCGACGGCATACTGACCGGCGTCGCCCGCGGGGCCGGAGAGGAGGTCCCGCTCGACGACGTCGTCCTCGACGGCGACCGACTCACCTGGAAGCAGGCCATCACCAAGCCCATGCGGCTGAATCTGGCCTTCTCCGTGCGGATCGTCGGCGACACGCTCACCGGAACCTCCAAAGCCGGACGCCTGCCGTCCTCGAAGGTCACCGGAGCGCGCCGCGGTGTGTGACGTTCTCTCCAGCGCTTACGGCACGACCGGCACAGACCGCCGCCGGTTCCTGCAGATACTCGGCGGCACCACCGCGGCTTCGGCCCTCATGACCGGCACCGCCTCGGCCGACAGCAAACCGCACCCGGACGCCGCGCCCAGGCCACATGGCAGGACCCGGATCATCCCCTTGGGGACGGCAGGCGGGCCGACGATCATGAATCCGGCGCGAGCCGGAACATCCACCGCGATCGTCTACCAGGACCAGGTGTACCTGGTCGACCTGGGACTGGGCGCCTACCAGCGGCTCGTGCGAAGCGGGATCAATTCCGAACTGACCTCGGTGGGCAATACGCTCGGCAACGTCTGCGGGATCTTCTTCACGCATCTGCACAGCGACCATGTCGCCGACTGGCCCGGGCTCTACTGGACCGCGGGCTCGAACTCGATCGGCCGCACGGCGCCCCCGATCCGGGTCTGGGGGCCGGGTTCCCGGCAGAGCCTCCCCCGCGTGTTCCCACCCGGCCGGACCGCGCCGCCCGTCGTCGATCCCGCCGACCCCACACCCGGCACGACGGCGATGACGACGTACCTGCGGCAGGCCTTCGCGGCGGATCTGAACGACCGGGCCCGGGACGGCTCGGCACCGGATCCCGGCGGCCTGTTCCAGATCCAGGACATCGATCTCTCCGGGATCTGGACACCCGATCCCGGCGGGAGCCCGCCGCGGTTGAGCGCGCCGATCCCCGTGTGGCGGGACGGCGACGTGACGGTCACCGCCACACTCGTCGACCACCACCCCACCGCGCCCGCCTTCGCCTACCGCTTCGACACCCCGGACGGCTCCGTCGTCGTCTCCGGCGACACCACGGTCAGCGAGAACCTGATCGACCTCGCCCGCGACACCGACTACCTGGTGCACGAGGTGATCGACACAGAGTTCGTCGACCGCGTCGTCGGCACGCTCCCGCCGGCGCAGGCCGGCCCGCTGCGCGCGCACCTGCTGGGCTCGCACACCACGATCGAGCAGGTCGGCGCCGCGGTCGCGGAACCGGCTCGGGCCCGCAACCTCGTGCTCACCCACCTGGTCCCGGCCGACAACCCGCTCGAACGCTGGCACCTGGCGCAGCGCGGGTACTCCGGCCGCGTCACCGTCGCCGCCGATCTGCGGGCGATCACCGTCGGTTCCAGCGCGGTCGACGGTGGCTGAGCAGTCCCGGTCTCAGCGGTCGCAGTTCGGCGATCCATGCGGCCCCGCCCGCCCCGGACGGCTCGGACGGCTCGGACGGCTCGGCGGGGCCCGTCTGGGCGGCGGATCCGCAGATAGTCTGCGCCGACTGAACCAAGCGCCGGACCACCCGGAGAGGGTAGTCCTGAGCGCGGAAACGGAGAAGAGCGGCTCGAATGGAGTGGCCACTGCCCGGAGCCGTTCGTATCGAGGGTGACCACTGATGACGTCCACACAACCTTCCACCCCGCAGTCCGCCATGCGTCTTCGAGAACTGGTCTTCGGCGCCGCGTGCGCCGCGGCCATCCGAGCGGCGGCCTCGCTGGGAGTCGCCGACGCCCTGGGCGAGGAGCCGATGGCGGTCGAGGAGCTCGCCTCGGCCGTGCGCGTCGAGCCCGGGCCGCTGAAGCGGCTGCTGCGGGCCCTGTCCAGCTATGGCATCTTCGCCGAGGCCGGCGACGACAGGTACACCCACACCGATATGTCCCTGCAGCTCCGCAAGGACACGCCGAACAGCCTGCACTACATCGCGCTGTGGTGCACGGAGCCGTGGACGTGGCAGGCGTGGCCCCGGCTGGACGAGGCCGTGCGGAGCGGGCAGAGCGTCTTCCCCGACCTGTTCGGCAAGGAGTTCTTCACCTA contains the following coding sequences:
- a CDS encoding DJ-1/PfpI family protein — translated: MHVQIVLFDGFDPLDAIAPFEVLYAGGMASGGAVTVEFVTAEGPREVVSGTGGLALRATGALDPDRAGLVLVPGASGRVGDPGEVPEEEAGAAGEWRADEFIPVLLGRTLDTGLPALLKAAMDNPEVLMASVCGGSLVLAMAGLLEGRHATTHHQGMDMLDATGVQAVHARVVDDGDLVTGAGVTSGLDLGLYLLEREVGPRIAHAVEELFAHERRGVVWRGAGPLPAAL
- a CDS encoding MBL fold metallo-hydrolase, whose amino-acid sequence is MCDVLSSAYGTTGTDRRRFLQILGGTTAASALMTGTASADSKPHPDAAPRPHGRTRIIPLGTAGGPTIMNPARAGTSTAIVYQDQVYLVDLGLGAYQRLVRSGINSELTSVGNTLGNVCGIFFTHLHSDHVADWPGLYWTAGSNSIGRTAPPIRVWGPGSRQSLPRVFPPGRTAPPVVDPADPTPGTTAMTTYLRQAFAADLNDRARDGSAPDPGGLFQIQDIDLSGIWTPDPGGSPPRLSAPIPVWRDGDVTVTATLVDHHPTAPAFAYRFDTPDGSVVVSGDTTVSENLIDLARDTDYLVHEVIDTEFVDRVVGTLPPAQAGPLRAHLLGSHTTIEQVGAAVAEPARARNLVLTHLVPADNPLERWHLAQRGYSGRVTVAADLRAITVGSSAVDGG
- a CDS encoding glutamate decarboxylase — encoded protein: MAALHEVDPGDSDAIEDCYSTALASRDLPKKRMPEHPSPADSVRDLILDELALDGNASQNLATFCSTFLDHEAHELMAVCVDKNMVDKDEYPQTAEIENRCVHILADLWNAPPGPTAGTSTTGSSEAAMLAGLALKWRWRAARKAAGKPADRPNLVCGPVQVCWEKFGRYFDVELRQIPVLPDATGLRPEQLRAAVDENTIGVVGILGVTYTCDYEPIKELAAELDAIEKDTGLDVPLHVDAASGGFVAPFLQPDLWWDFRVPRVASINASGHKYGMAPLGVGWVVWRSPELLPEDLVFRVSYLGGNMPTLALNFSRPGGQVIAQYFNFLRYGREGYRKIYEVASQAGQALGRRVAQMGPFELVYDGKNALPAVSWKLKDPDNAGFTLYDLTDRLRTRGWQVPAYPLPADRQETVIQRVLVRHGIGHDKLALLGDDIEREVKRLQEAGRQGTSVAPQQTGFHH